A window of the bacterium genome harbors these coding sequences:
- a CDS encoding thiolase family protein produces MAKHPFHDVAIVGIANSEQARILEGHDSTTITFQAVHRVLADTGLSPSDIDGVAAGPFSGPLTYYMRNGPAWRNHMAPSIPIILDAASAIATGQCHTVLVAHGSAGIYTERASTAPWTRPANEFVVAYGMFTAAEFALIAQRHMHMHGTTPEQLATVAATIRNNGHAHPDAVYHGRGPFTPDDILASRMVADPFHLLDCAMTSEGACALILTTRERAQDLPTKPVYILGGACDSFGPSYQHPPAWDLAGPSGRNNGYTGRWAAQKSFAMAELGPTDVDVCEFYDPFSFEIIRQFEAYGFCEEGEGGDFIMDGRIGPGGQYPVTTDGGTMSFSHGGAAVQQLQRVIRGVEQLRGTCVTSQVPDAQVAMCSNGGAGALFTDVMLLGTETP; encoded by the coding sequence GTGGCCAAACATCCATTTCACGACGTCGCCATCGTCGGCATCGCCAACTCCGAACAAGCCCGCATCCTCGAAGGCCACGACTCCACCACCATCACCTTCCAAGCTGTCCACCGGGTGCTGGCCGACACCGGCCTGAGCCCATCAGACATCGACGGCGTCGCCGCCGGCCCATTCAGCGGCCCGCTCACCTACTACATGCGCAACGGCCCAGCCTGGCGGAACCACATGGCCCCTTCCATCCCCATAATCCTGGACGCGGCCTCGGCCATCGCCACCGGCCAGTGCCACACCGTGCTGGTGGCCCACGGATCGGCAGGCATCTACACCGAGCGGGCTTCCACCGCCCCGTGGACCCGGCCAGCCAACGAGTTCGTGGTTGCTTACGGCATGTTCACCGCGGCGGAGTTCGCCCTCATTGCCCAGCGCCACATGCACATGCACGGCACCACGCCAGAGCAGTTGGCGACGGTGGCGGCCACCATCCGCAACAACGGCCACGCCCACCCCGATGCGGTGTACCACGGCCGGGGGCCGTTCACCCCCGACGACATCCTGGCGTCGCGCATGGTGGCCGACCCCTTCCACCTGCTCGACTGCGCGATGACTTCCGAGGGGGCGTGCGCGCTGATCCTCACCACTCGGGAACGGGCCCAAGACCTGCCCACCAAGCCGGTGTACATCTTGGGCGGGGCCTGCGACAGCTTCGGCCCCTCCTACCAGCACCCCCCGGCGTGGGATTTGGCCGGCCCCTCTGGCAGGAACAACGGCTATACCGGCCGGTGGGCGGCCCAGAAGTCGTTCGCCATGGCCGAGCTCGGTCCCACCGACGTGGACGTGTGCGAGTTCTACGACCCGTTCTCGTTCGAGATCATCCGCCAGTTTGAGGCCTACGGGTTCTGCGAAGAGGGCGAAGGCGGCGACTTCATCATGGACGGCCGCATCGGCCCCGGCGGCCAGTACCCGGTGACCACCGACGGGGGCACCATGTCGTTCAGCCACGGCGGAGCCGCGGTGCAGCAGCTCCAGCGGGTCATCCGAGGGGTGGAACAGCTGCGGGGCACCTGTGTGACATCCCAAGTACCCGACGCCCAAGTGGCCATGTGCTCCAACGGCGGCGCCGGTGCCCTGTTCACCGATGTCATGCTGCTGGGAACGGAAACCCCATGA
- a CDS encoding ATP-binding protein produces MNEIPVMALQGPRSVGKSTLLRSLASAAGREIIDLDDPDTRDNVADDPSLFVKEPRPVFIDEYQRVPALLSAIKAELNRDGSSGQFVITGSTRHDALPRMAEALTGRLYRLTVYPFSQGEIGNHHENLLEKLFSDPASTVTGNQSTTTRDDYIQRIVGGGFPLALKRPPAARSRWYGNYVALALERDVRELAKIRQREVLPRLLERLMSQTAQVLNITKAGQDIGLNSSTAESYTKLLEAVFLVHRLPAWGTTLRTRAAARPKLHAVDPGLAAHLMRLSPDRLQRLDPTSQEQFGHLLETFVVGEIIKQASWMDGIAEIGHWRTHDGVEVDLVVERRDGMVVAFEVKAGPASSRHLRGLRTLRDALGDRLIAGVLLHLGKYPSRPDDRLMTIPVDRLWQTVGEEK; encoded by the coding sequence ATGAACGAGATACCCGTGATGGCCCTTCAGGGGCCTCGGTCAGTGGGAAAATCCACACTCCTGCGCTCGCTAGCGTCAGCCGCGGGCCGCGAGATAATCGACCTCGACGACCCAGACACCAGGGACAACGTCGCCGACGACCCCTCCCTCTTCGTCAAAGAACCACGACCGGTGTTCATAGACGAATACCAGCGCGTTCCAGCGCTGCTCAGTGCCATAAAAGCAGAGTTGAACCGTGACGGATCTTCCGGCCAGTTTGTGATCACCGGCTCCACCCGCCACGATGCCCTGCCACGGATGGCCGAGGCACTCACCGGCAGGCTGTACCGCTTGACCGTATACCCGTTCTCCCAAGGAGAGATTGGCAACCATCACGAGAACCTGTTGGAGAAGTTGTTCAGCGACCCTGCCAGCACAGTCACCGGCAACCAGTCCACAACCACTCGCGATGACTACATTCAGCGAATCGTCGGCGGCGGCTTTCCCTTGGCACTGAAGCGACCGCCTGCCGCCCGCAGCCGTTGGTACGGCAACTATGTCGCGCTCGCACTGGAGCGCGATGTCCGAGAACTGGCGAAAATCCGCCAGCGTGAAGTGCTTCCCCGACTTCTTGAGCGGCTGATGTCCCAGACAGCGCAAGTACTCAACATCACCAAGGCAGGACAGGACATTGGCCTCAACTCCAGCACCGCGGAGAGCTACACCAAGCTCTTGGAAGCGGTGTTCCTGGTACACCGGCTCCCCGCATGGGGAACCACACTGCGGACTCGGGCCGCGGCGCGACCAAAGCTGCATGCGGTCGATCCTGGGCTCGCCGCCCACCTGATGAGACTGTCCCCCGACAGGCTGCAAAGGCTCGATCCCACCTCACAGGAGCAGTTCGGCCACCTTCTGGAAACCTTTGTGGTGGGTGAGATCATCAAACAAGCATCGTGGATGGACGGTATAGCCGAGATCGGCCACTGGCGTACCCATGACGGCGTGGAGGTGGATCTCGTGGTCGAGCGCCGAGACGGCATGGTGGTTGCCTTCGAAGTCAAGGCCGGCCCCGCCAGCAGTAGGCATCTGCGCGGGCTGCGAACACTTCGGGATGCACTCGGAGATCGCCTCATTGCCGGTGTCTTGCTCCACTTGGGCAAATACCCATCGCGGCCAGATGACCGTCTGATGACCATTCCGGTGGATCGCTTGTGGCAGACCGTAGGTGAAGAGAAATGA
- a CDS encoding TIGR03564 family F420-dependent LLM class oxidoreductase, translated as MRIGLMVGPERRRYDTKKARMIEAAQQAEAAGFASVWIPQIPDEFDAMTAAALIGSATSTVEVGTAVVVAQTRHPIALCQQVLSVQLACEGRFVLGLGPSHHWIVEDMLGLSYDRPAAQIRSYLDVLDQALGGPGPVRVQNEHFQIDNPLDITDQPATPILLAALGPVMLRLAGTRADGTTLWLADERAIGEFIAPRINQAAAEAGRPPPRIVAGVPVCLCGLGEVDAAKDRAERLLAEAEVSPNYQRLLDRGDAEGVSDIMAVGDEAAVLTRLRSFADAGVTDLSVRVLPVGDGRDELIASSQRTREFLASLAPGI; from the coding sequence GTGCGAATAGGACTGATGGTCGGGCCGGAACGGCGCCGATACGACACCAAGAAAGCCCGAATGATCGAAGCGGCCCAACAGGCCGAAGCGGCCGGGTTCGCGTCGGTGTGGATTCCGCAGATACCCGACGAGTTCGACGCCATGACGGCGGCTGCGTTGATCGGGTCGGCCACCTCGACGGTGGAAGTGGGAACTGCGGTGGTGGTGGCCCAAACCCGTCACCCCATCGCGCTGTGCCAGCAGGTGCTCTCGGTGCAGCTGGCTTGTGAGGGCCGATTCGTTTTGGGATTGGGCCCGTCGCACCACTGGATCGTGGAGGACATGCTGGGGTTGTCCTATGACCGGCCGGCGGCGCAGATCCGGTCGTATCTCGACGTGTTGGACCAAGCGCTGGGCGGCCCCGGCCCTGTTCGGGTGCAAAACGAGCACTTCCAGATCGACAACCCACTCGATATCACCGACCAGCCCGCCACCCCTATCTTGCTAGCTGCGCTGGGACCGGTCATGCTGCGGCTGGCCGGCACCCGCGCCGACGGCACCACGCTGTGGCTGGCCGACGAGCGGGCCATCGGCGAGTTCATCGCCCCCCGTATCAACCAGGCTGCGGCCGAGGCCGGTCGACCACCCCCTCGGATTGTGGCCGGGGTGCCGGTGTGCTTGTGCGGCCTGGGAGAGGTGGACGCGGCCAAAGACCGGGCCGAGCGACTGCTGGCCGAGGCCGAGGTGTCCCCCAACTATCAGCGGCTGTTGGATCGGGGCGACGCCGAGGGGGTGTCGGACATCATGGCTGTCGGCGACGAAGCCGCGGTTCTGACCCGGTTGCGCTCTTTCGCCGACGCCGGGGTCACCGACCTGTCGGTACGGGTTCTGCCGGTAGGAGATGGCCGCGACGAGCTCATCGCCTCCAGCCAGCGCACCCGGGAGTTCCTGGCCTCGTTGGCCCCGGGGATCTAG
- a CDS encoding CoA transferase, which produces MKPLDGIRVVDLTRVVSGPVCTWFLASLGAEVIRVDPPGGDVTWRIPPWVGADGEQSDVMGPDDIGISYLRKGRGKRSVVLDLGRPEGADAFRRLAANVDVLVDNFRPGVMASLGLDYETLAELNPRLIHASITGYGPDGPDADLASMDLIIQGRSGLMAKSGFPDGPPTKAGATVGDQFPAALCALGVVAALRQRDIDGRGQYIDVAMLDSLVTMIWDEPLDLYRERGMPDRIGNGDPRGILDTFESQDGWITLAITSDAQFKRLTEEMGRPDLWELGPDIPVRAANRAEICEEVAQWMAQQSTEELMARLHKIRVPAGAVASAYAAAEDPQIKHRHALVPLQHPHADEPSRWLAPAFPVKFSRANTGQTPAETLGTSTRSVLQDIAGFSEDEIDRLNAMGVLG; this is translated from the coding sequence ATGAAGCCGTTGGATGGCATTCGGGTCGTAGACCTAACCAGGGTGGTTTCGGGGCCGGTTTGCACTTGGTTCTTGGCTTCGCTGGGGGCGGAGGTCATTCGGGTGGATCCGCCGGGTGGGGACGTGACTTGGCGAATTCCGCCGTGGGTGGGGGCTGATGGCGAGCAGTCGGACGTTATGGGGCCCGACGACATCGGGATCAGCTATCTGCGCAAAGGGCGGGGTAAGCGCAGCGTGGTTCTCGACCTAGGTCGGCCTGAGGGGGCGGACGCCTTTCGGCGGCTGGCGGCCAATGTTGACGTGTTGGTGGACAACTTTCGGCCGGGGGTCATGGCTTCGCTGGGGCTGGACTACGAGACGCTGGCCGAGCTGAACCCTCGGCTGATCCATGCCTCCATCACCGGCTATGGGCCAGATGGTCCGGATGCCGATCTGGCCTCCATGGACCTCATCATCCAGGGCCGATCGGGGCTGATGGCCAAGTCGGGCTTCCCCGATGGCCCACCCACCAAGGCCGGCGCCACCGTCGGAGACCAATTCCCGGCCGCCCTCTGCGCCCTCGGGGTGGTGGCTGCGCTTCGCCAACGTGACATCGACGGCCGGGGTCAGTACATCGACGTGGCCATGCTCGACAGCCTGGTCACCATGATCTGGGACGAGCCTCTGGACCTCTACCGCGAACGGGGCATGCCCGACCGCATAGGCAACGGCGACCCGAGGGGCATCCTGGACACCTTTGAATCTCAGGACGGCTGGATAACTCTGGCCATCACGTCCGACGCCCAATTCAAGCGTCTCACTGAGGAGATGGGCCGCCCCGACCTATGGGAGCTTGGCCCCGACATCCCCGTAAGGGCGGCCAACCGGGCCGAGATCTGCGAGGAAGTGGCCCAGTGGATGGCGCAGCAATCGACCGAGGAACTGATGGCCCGACTGCACAAAATCCGAGTACCCGCCGGCGCGGTGGCATCCGCCTACGCCGCCGCAGAGGACCCCCAAATCAAACACCGCCATGCGCTGGTCCCCCTGCAACATCCCCACGCTGACGAGCCCTCCCGCTGGCTGGCCCCCGCGTTCCCGGTGAAGTTCTCCCGAGCCAACACCGGTCAAACCCCCGCCGAAACCCTCGGCACCAGCACCCGTTCCGTCCTCCAAGACATCGCCGGATTCTCGGAGGATGAGATAGACCGCCTCAATGCGATGGGAGTCCTCGGGTAG
- a CDS encoding amidohydrolase family protein: MEHHIVISADTHCGADLRGYRPYLESRYHAEFDEWAGFMDGHNERRKAMFADMERSPMEVGVDGDPEVWGHRNWSSSDRLAEQEADGFIAEVLFPNTQPPFAPPAATAFEAPPYSDNFEHRWAGLRAHNRWVADFVSQAPERRAGIAQVFLGDVEGSVKEIEWAAENGLQGGVLIPGAPPDSPFEPLYSKSYEPIWAATAAAGLPLNHHAGGGSPNYGNHFPSSLAMFVLEATWWTQRALWHLMFSGVFERYPTLKYVTTETGTAWVPDTLEKLESFFHRMRYSKYGSETVFGSQAVADMSLTPNEYFARQCYIGASFLRPSEALLTRTVGTDRVMWGSDYPHIEGSHPHTQEHLRLTFANLTEEETTQILTTNAAEVYGFDLEALAPLAEQFCPTKAEVATPIDYSDIPERAKGCPGMNPLNQIQPAA, translated from the coding sequence ATGGAACATCACATTGTCATTAGTGCCGACACGCATTGCGGGGCCGACTTGAGGGGCTACCGGCCGTATCTGGAGTCGCGCTATCACGCGGAGTTCGACGAGTGGGCTGGCTTCATGGACGGGCACAACGAGCGGCGCAAGGCCATGTTCGCCGACATGGAGCGCTCGCCCATGGAGGTTGGAGTGGACGGCGATCCCGAAGTGTGGGGCCATCGCAACTGGTCGTCATCTGATCGCCTGGCCGAGCAGGAGGCCGACGGCTTCATCGCCGAGGTTCTGTTCCCCAACACTCAGCCCCCGTTTGCCCCGCCCGCCGCCACCGCATTCGAAGCCCCGCCCTACTCCGACAACTTCGAGCACCGCTGGGCCGGGCTGCGGGCCCACAACCGGTGGGTGGCCGATTTCGTGAGCCAGGCCCCCGAGCGCCGGGCGGGAATCGCCCAGGTGTTCTTGGGCGACGTAGAAGGATCGGTCAAAGAGATCGAGTGGGCTGCCGAGAATGGGTTGCAGGGCGGCGTGCTGATCCCTGGCGCTCCCCCCGACTCGCCGTTTGAGCCGCTGTACTCCAAGTCATACGAGCCCATCTGGGCTGCCACCGCGGCCGCTGGCCTACCGCTGAACCATCACGCCGGCGGCGGGTCGCCCAACTACGGCAACCATTTCCCCTCGTCGCTGGCCATGTTCGTGCTGGAGGCCACCTGGTGGACTCAGCGGGCATTGTGGCACCTCATGTTCTCAGGCGTGTTCGAGCGCTATCCCACGCTGAAGTACGTGACCACCGAAACCGGAACCGCGTGGGTACCCGACACACTGGAGAAGCTGGAGAGCTTCTTCCACCGGATGCGCTATTCCAAGTACGGATCGGAGACCGTGTTCGGCAGCCAGGCAGTGGCCGATATGTCGCTCACCCCCAACGAGTACTTCGCCCGCCAGTGCTACATCGGGGCGTCGTTCCTGCGGCCGTCGGAGGCTCTGCTAACACGAACCGTCGGCACCGACCGGGTCATGTGGGGTTCCGACTACCCCCATATCGAGGGGTCGCATCCCCATACCCAAGAGCACCTGCGGCTCACCTTCGCCAACCTCACAGAGGAGGAAACCACTCAAATCCTCACCACCAACGCTGCTGAGGTGTACGGGTTCGACTTGGAGGCGCTGGCCCCGCTGGCCGAGCAGTTCTGCCCCACCAAGGCCGAGGTGGCCACTCCCATCGACTACTCCGACATACCGGAGCGGGCCAAGGGCTGCCCGGGCATGAACCCCCTCAACCAGATCCAGCCCGCGGCTTAA
- a CDS encoding AMP-binding protein, with product MGDRVAIRFEDRFLTYEEFNQQADGFARLLAERGVSARQRVAVMASNRPEFFTAVFGILKLGASAVMISSAWKQAEVAHAAGLTEPVLAITDGDTHLRLPPQLADRVIHLDDDSAIAALADTSAEPMAVELEWDQTEAVLVFSSGTTGMPKAVRHTHASIGAAIVIWGSALGLTADDRFQIATPPFHILGLLNLLASVWAGSSVRLHPRFDLDAVLSAVETDRITLEMAVAPIALAMANHPRLEEYDLSSLRYIMWGATPVTESVARRVTERTGVGFLPAYGASEMPVITSNPVHRPDLWRLDSAGLPVHDVRVRIADLETGAVLSSGEAGEIQAQSPARMAGYLPAEANADAFTDGWYRTGDVGWMEPDGWLHITDRVKEMIKVRGFQVAPAEVEAVLLGHPGVVDCAVFGIPDPDSGEAVAAAVQLAENADTSVDELKALVADTLASYKSLHTVLVVESVPRLPSGKTLRRELKRQFET from the coding sequence ATCGGCGACCGGGTGGCCATTCGGTTCGAGGACCGATTCCTGACCTACGAGGAATTCAACCAACAGGCCGACGGGTTCGCCCGTCTGTTGGCCGAACGGGGCGTGTCGGCCCGCCAGCGAGTGGCGGTGATGGCCTCCAACCGGCCTGAGTTCTTCACCGCCGTGTTTGGCATCCTCAAGCTCGGGGCCTCGGCGGTGATGATCAGCTCGGCGTGGAAGCAAGCCGAAGTCGCCCACGCTGCCGGCCTGACCGAACCGGTGCTGGCCATCACCGACGGCGACACCCACCTGCGCCTTCCTCCTCAACTGGCCGACCGGGTGATCCATCTCGACGACGATTCCGCCATAGCCGCCCTGGCCGACACCTCAGCCGAACCTATGGCCGTCGAACTGGAATGGGACCAGACCGAGGCCGTGCTGGTGTTCAGCTCCGGCACTACCGGCATGCCCAAGGCGGTGCGCCACACCCACGCCAGCATCGGCGCGGCCATCGTCATTTGGGGATCGGCGCTCGGCCTCACCGCCGATGACCGGTTCCAAATCGCCACCCCTCCCTTCCACATCCTCGGGCTGCTCAACCTTCTGGCCTCGGTGTGGGCGGGGTCGTCGGTGCGGCTCCACCCCCGATTCGACCTAGACGCAGTTCTGTCCGCCGTCGAGACCGACCGCATCACCCTGGAGATGGCGGTGGCGCCGATAGCCCTGGCCATGGCGAACCATCCCCGCCTGGAGGAGTACGACCTGTCGTCGCTGCGCTACATCATGTGGGGGGCCACCCCGGTTACCGAGAGCGTGGCCCGGCGGGTAACTGAGCGAACCGGCGTTGGCTTTTTGCCCGCATACGGGGCCAGCGAGATGCCGGTCATCACCAGCAATCCGGTACACCGACCTGATCTGTGGCGGCTGGATTCTGCCGGCCTGCCCGTTCACGATGTCCGAGTTCGCATTGCCGACTTGGAGACCGGAGCGGTGCTGTCCTCGGGCGAGGCCGGCGAGATTCAGGCACAGAGCCCGGCGAGAATGGCTGGCTATCTGCCCGCCGAGGCCAACGCCGACGCGTTCACCGACGGCTGGTATCGCACCGGCGATGTGGGTTGGATGGAACCCGACGGGTGGCTGCACATCACCGACCGGGTGAAAGAGATGATCAAAGTCAGGGGCTTCCAAGTTGCCCCCGCCGAGGTGGAGGCAGTGCTGCTGGGCCATCCCGGGGTGGTTGACTGCGCAGTGTTCGGGATTCCCGACCCCGATTCCGGCGAAGCGGTGGCCGCCGCCGTGCAGCTTGCGGAAAACGCCGACACTTCCGTCGACGAGCTCAAGGCCCTGGTGGCCGACACCTTGGCCTCCTACAAGAGCCTCCACACCGTGCTCGTGGTGGAGTCCGTCCCCCGACTGCCGTCGGGCAAGACCCTGCGGCGAGAGCTGAAGCGCCAGTTCGAGACCTAG
- a CDS encoding oxidoreductase, which produces MFRALLLSQDDDGNHSHSITELDEADLPERPVIVDVDYSTLNYKDGLAIVNGAPIVRTWPMIPGIDLAGTVSRSDDPAWSPGDKVIVNGWDVGESHWGGMATKAAMDGGWLTPLPDAYTPHQAMALGTAGYTAMLCVLALEEHDITPDMGPVIVTGAAGGVGSVAVAVLAKLGYQVVASSGRIETEGDYLRELGASELIHRDELSGPARPLGKTRFAGGIDTVGSHTLANIVSQTQPHGCVAACGLAQGMDFPSSVAPFILRAVTLAGVNCVYEPAERRAQAWNRLAQDLDTAKLDAMTDTIGLSDVPAAAAQILAGEIRGRVVIDVNS; this is translated from the coding sequence ATGTTCAGAGCCCTCCTGCTCAGCCAAGACGACGACGGCAATCATTCCCACTCCATTACCGAGCTGGACGAAGCCGACCTGCCCGAGCGACCGGTGATCGTGGACGTGGACTACTCCACCCTCAACTACAAGGACGGCCTGGCCATCGTCAACGGTGCCCCCATCGTGCGCACCTGGCCCATGATCCCCGGCATCGACCTGGCTGGCACGGTGTCCCGCAGCGACGACCCGGCATGGTCGCCGGGCGACAAGGTGATCGTGAACGGCTGGGACGTCGGGGAATCGCATTGGGGAGGCATGGCCACCAAGGCGGCCATGGACGGCGGCTGGCTCACTCCCCTGCCCGATGCCTACACCCCCCATCAGGCCATGGCGCTGGGCACCGCGGGCTACACCGCCATGCTGTGCGTGCTGGCCCTCGAGGAGCACGACATCACCCCTGATATGGGACCGGTGATCGTGACCGGCGCCGCCGGAGGGGTGGGCAGCGTGGCGGTGGCCGTGCTGGCCAAGCTGGGCTACCAGGTGGTGGCCTCCAGCGGTCGCATCGAAACCGAGGGCGACTACCTGCGCGAACTGGGAGCGTCCGAGCTCATTCACCGCGACGAGCTCTCTGGTCCGGCCCGGCCCCTGGGAAAGACCCGCTTCGCCGGGGGCATCGACACGGTGGGCAGCCATACTCTGGCCAACATCGTCTCCCAGACCCAGCCCCACGGATGCGTGGCCGCCTGCGGCCTGGCCCAGGGCATGGACTTCCCCAGCTCGGTAGCCCCGTTCATCCTCCGGGCCGTGACCCTGGCCGGCGTCAACTGTGTCTACGAGCCCGCCGAGCGCCGAGCCCAGGCTTGGAACCGCCTGGCCCAAGACCTCGACACCGCCAAGCTCGACGCCATGACCGACACCATCGGCCTGTCCGACGTCCCCGCCGCCGCCGCCCAGATCCTCGCCGGCGAAATCCGCGGCCGAGTCGTCATCGACGTGAACAGCTAA
- a CDS encoding carboxymuconolactone decarboxylase family protein — MSSSADNIDIPASQPRIAPLELSEWTPEAFAAMEPMRPPAGSAYDKRKADRKQQVRRPNNALSVLARYPELAEAFLAFNRHLLYFNTLPGRAIELAVLRVAWLRRSEYEWVQHAAAALEVGLTAEEIDRTAADSVDGWTADNALLLRAVDELHHNHGWSDDTWNELAEAFDTRQIMDLLFTVGAYDTLAVAFNCFDLPLDPELEGKGFPSGAEG; from the coding sequence GTGAGTAGCTCGGCCGACAACATCGACATCCCTGCCAGCCAGCCGCGAATCGCTCCGCTAGAGCTGTCTGAGTGGACACCCGAGGCATTTGCCGCCATGGAGCCAATGCGCCCACCGGCAGGCTCCGCCTACGACAAGCGCAAGGCCGACCGCAAACAGCAGGTGAGGCGCCCCAACAACGCTCTGTCGGTTTTGGCCCGCTATCCCGAGCTGGCCGAGGCGTTCCTGGCTTTCAACCGCCACCTGCTCTACTTCAACACCCTGCCTGGGAGGGCCATCGAGTTGGCAGTGTTGCGGGTGGCGTGGCTGCGCCGAAGCGAATACGAGTGGGTCCAGCACGCGGCCGCGGCCCTTGAAGTGGGACTTACCGCCGAGGAAATCGACCGCACCGCCGCCGATTCAGTAGACGGCTGGACGGCTGACAACGCTTTGTTGCTGCGGGCGGTAGACGAGCTCCACCACAACCACGGCTGGTCGGACGACACATGGAACGAGTTGGCCGAGGCGTTCGACACCCGCCAGATCATGGACCTGCTCTTCACCGTGGGGGCCTACGACACCTTGGCGGTGGCGTTCAACTGCTTCGACCTGCCCCTTGATCCCGAGCTTGAGGGCAAGGGCTTCCCCTCTGGAGCCGAGGGCTAA
- a CDS encoding PIN domain-containing protein: MALTHLFDTSVLTRLSQPSIREVVEPLAVAGHAARSGITDLEIGFSARNADEWDRLASSLSELRLVETTAEHMRRARQTQRLLAEEGLRGRKVPDLLIAAAAELEQLTLLHYDSDLDFIATATGQRCEWVVPRGSVD; encoded by the coding sequence GTGGCGCTGACCCACCTTTTCGATACCAGCGTTCTGACACGACTGTCTCAACCCTCTATCCGAGAGGTAGTAGAACCGCTGGCTGTTGCCGGTCATGCGGCCCGGTCTGGCATAACTGATCTGGAAATCGGATTCTCCGCCCGAAACGCCGACGAGTGGGACCGGCTCGCCAGCAGCCTCTCAGAATTGCGGCTCGTGGAGACGACCGCCGAGCATATGCGTCGAGCACGCCAGACCCAGCGCCTATTGGCCGAGGAAGGCTTACGGGGGCGCAAGGTTCCCGACCTACTCATCGCGGCCGCTGCCGAACTAGAGCAACTCACCCTGCTTCACTACGACTCCGATTTAGACTTCATTGCTACCGCAACCGGCCAAAGGTGCGAATGGGTGGTCCCGCGGGGGTCGGTGGACTAG